TTCTCGGGGACCAAGGGTATACCCAAGGCCTTACTCACTGCATCGTCGATGGTCCTGTAGCTTCCTAGGCCGTACATCCCGACTGGTTCTGACGGCTGAGGTAATTCGTCGGCATGCTCGTCGAAGTACTTGTTGAATGTCCGGCTGTAGAAGCAGTGCTGTTTCAGGATTTCTCCGTCCTCAAACGGCATCTCCGCGATGGTCTCGAAGTATCCGCGGGACCACGGCAGTCGGTTGGTCATCAAAGGAGGAAGCAATAGCCTCTCGTACCGTAGTTGGGACCTAGGAGGGACGTTCTTGGACTCGGAGCGATCTTTGAACAAGTAGATCAGCTGGGCACCTGGCCCAAACCCTGCGTTCGCATCCGTGTTCACGAGGCGTCCAAAAGAGAACAGCCCATCGGGCATCTGCAATGCGAACACGCTGCCCGGCCTGTTCTTCTTCCGCGACGGGTTGAGTATTCGCATGTTTGTTTGCATCTGAGTCATCATATTTCCTGAGCGATGGGGGAGTGTCCCACTTCTAAGGAAGTGGAACACTGAAATCGCTGCAGAGCAGCGAGGTTCGCGTAGCTGGTTCCCAGCGCGCAGGAAGGCGCGAATACATATACATGTCCTTGCGCTGGCCGCCAATCTCTAGCCAGCTCCTCATCGTCCCTTCGCGAGAGAACCCGCTGCGCTCGGCTGTTCGCCAGGAGCCTTCGTTCCAAGGTTCGACGTAGAGTTCTAGTCGATGAATCCCGGGTTGTGCAAGACCCCAGGTGGCGAGGGCACCTAAAGCAGAGGAGGCGGCTCCCTTTCCCCGATGACTTGGCGCCACCCAGTAGCCAACGCTCGCCCGGCCTTGGCTCAAGTTCTTCAGCCACAGTCCGATTTGCCCAACTGCCTGATCAGAGGAGGAATCCGCAATAGCGAACGAGTACCCGGTGCCATCAATTAAGCGTTGGTGCTGTCTTTCGATGAAGGTCAGAGCTGCCTGTCGTGAACCGCTGGCGGGAACCGTCGTGATGGCAGGAATCAGTGGATCGCTCGAGGCTTCCTGGACTACGGGAACATCGGCTGCCGTAAACGGGCGGAGCCTGTAAGGGGACGCAACGAGTACAGGCTGCTCCAAGGGATTCATTCTCAGACTCTACGCTGAGCCCCAGCGGCAGTGACTGGAGACACCGAAACTGCCACCGTCCCACTTCCAAGGTTCTATGGGGGTCCGCCGAGACTCCGCGCGGAACGACGTCGTTTGCTCATGTCAGGCGCCGTCGAACGCCGCTCTCACGTGGCCCACAAATGTAGGCCTCGTGTGTGCTCCGGCTTCCTTTCCATCGCACCTCACGATGACGCGGGTGCCTTTGGCTAGAAGCTGGGTTGCGTTTCTTCAGGGCGAATCTTGCATCCAAGCGAATTCCCCCTGCTGGGTGGATCAACGGTGGTGGCCTTGCCCCAAGAGCGAGGCAGGGCCACCACCCGCTTACTGCAGGGCTAAGCCCAGGACTGGTCCCGAGAGATGCAGGCCCCGCCGTTGTAGGCTACGTAGATTGAGCTGACCCTGTTTTTCATCTCGCCCAGGTTGAGACGGTCCCCCGGTTGGATGTACCAGGCGTAGCCGACGCAGTCAGGGCTGTCGTAGATGGTGATGTACGCGTGCGTGTTGTTGATTAGGGACGCTGAGTTGTTGTTGACTTGGACGCCCCATCCGTTCCGTCCAGCCGGGCCGTCGGTGAACAGCTCGTTCCCCATGCCGGCGTCGCTGTTGGCGTAGTCGGCCCGAGCACCTTGGAAATCGGAATTGAAGTAGAAACACGCCCGTCCTGACGGACACGCTGTCCCTGAGCCTGAAGCATTGGCAGCGGGCGCGCTCGCC
Above is a genomic segment from Arthrobacter sp. YN containing:
- a CDS encoding peptidase inhibitor family I36 protein, which produces MKLAMRKMATAGAVLALGAGAFLASAPAANASGSGTACPSGRACFYFNSDFQGARADYANSDAGMGNELFTDGPAGRNGWGVQVNNNSASLINNTHAYITIYDSPDCVGYAWYIQPGDRLNLGEMKNRVSSIYVAYNGGACISRDQSWA
- a CDS encoding Imm26 family immunity protein encodes the protein MMTQMQTNMRILNPSRKKNRPGSVFALQMPDGLFSFGRLVNTDANAGFGPGAQLIYLFKDRSESKNVPPRSQLRYERLLLPPLMTNRLPWSRGYFETIAEMPFEDGEILKQHCFYSRTFNKYFDEHADELPQPSEPVGMYGLGSYRTIDDAVSKALGIPLVPENT
- a CDS encoding GNAT family N-acetyltransferase, with product MNPLEQPVLVASPYRLRPFTAADVPVVQEASSDPLIPAITTVPASGSRQAALTFIERQHQRLIDGTGYSFAIADSSSDQAVGQIGLWLKNLSQGRASVGYWVAPSHRGKGAASSALGALATWGLAQPGIHRLELYVEPWNEGSWRTAERSGFSREGTMRSWLEIGGQRKDMYMYSRLPARWEPATRTSLLCSDFSVPLP